ATATTAACTAAAATAGATTGATTATTCAAATAACCTAAATCATACAATAAAATCTACTCCACAAATAAATTATATATATTCAATCGTATACAATGAAAGTTATCAATATATTCATTATACTATATTTAATAATATTTGGTAATACCACATATTAATATATAATTATACTTAAAAAAAGATCACACAGCCTCTTAAATACACGATCAGAATGCAGTTTGATTGATAGCATGACTAGCATAGTATGAAACAAAACGGGAAGGAACAATAGTAGATATAGCATGCTTATAAATCATTTGATTCACTGTATTTCTTAACAAAATCACAAATTTATCAA
This sequence is a window from Blochmannia endosymbiont of Camponotus sp. C-003. Protein-coding genes within it:
- the hfq gene encoding RNA chaperone Hfq; this translates as MHKVQLLQDPFLNVLRRERVPVFIYLVNGIKLQGEIESFDKFVILLRNTVNQMIYKHAISTIVPSRFVSYYASHAINQTAF